Proteins from a genomic interval of Denticeps clupeoides chromosome 20, fDenClu1.1, whole genome shotgun sequence:
- the LOC114770021 gene encoding protein tyrosine phosphatase type IVA 2, producing the protein MGHLANMNRPAAVEISYECMRFLITHNPTNATLKKFTEELKKFEVNTLVRVCEATYDKAPVEKEGIQVLDWPFDDGAPPPTQIVDDWLNLLKNKFRDEPGCCIAVHCVAGLGRAPVLVALALIECGMKYEDAVQFIRQKRRGAFNSKQLLYLEKYRPKMRLRFKEANGHNCCVQ; encoded by the exons ATGGG ACATCTGGCCAACATGAACCGCCCTGCAGCTGTAGAGATTTCCTATGAGTGTATGAGGTTCCTCATCACACACAACCCCACCAACGCCACACTGAAAAAGTTCACAGAG GAACTTAAGAAGTTTGAAGTGAACAcacttgtgcgtgtgtgtgaggccaCCTATGACAAAGCACCGGTGGAGAAGGAGGGGATCCAAGTTCTG GACTGGCCTTTTGATGATGGAGCCCCACCCCCCACTCAGATTGTAGATGATTGGCTGAACCTGTTGAAGAATAAGTTCAGAGATGAGCCTGGCTGCTGTATTGCTGTGCACTGTGTGGCAGGACTAGGCCG AGCACCTGTTCTAGTGGCCCTTGCATTGATTGAGTGTGGGATGAAGTATGAAGATGCTGTCCAGTTCATAAGACA gAAGAGACGTGGAGCCTTCAACTCCAAACAGCTTCTTTACCTCGAGAAATACAGACCCAAAATGCGTCTGCGGTTTAAAGAAGCCAACGGGCATAACTGCTGTGTCCAGTAA